The sequence TAGTTATAAtagatgttttacattgttataaatcacatataaaaaaatgattaaattatGTGTAcaggaatttgacagctagtgtccCTTTTTGTTTGACAACATTAGTAGAAAGGACACCTTGTTGTTTTCTTGTACTCTAACGTTAGAGTCAGATAGCATGATGTAACGTCCTAGTGTATGTATGCAGCCTTTTTAAAGACCGCTTTAAGTCTAAAGTCAAAAGGTCGTTTGTTTTCACAGGGCACTCGGTTTCATCCACCAAGAAAAACTGACCACAACGAAATAGCACGATGGTGTTTAAATCTGCGATAAATACagatcaattaatcaatcaatcaaatttaaagCCAGAAAATACACGGATAAAGTGTAATACAAAGCAGTTTATATCAGAGAGTAATATCAGCATTTTCTTGGACAAACCTGCAAATCTGCGCTGGTGAATTAATTTTACAGAAGGCATGTACCTTTGAAGTATAAATGCTAAAAATGATTGCATTGTTAGCTCAATCAAATGTACAGTTCTATCCAAATATTTgagaaatttgttttgtttcatcaATGTTTCAGACAACAAATAAAATCAGTACTGGTCGAACCATGATGCATGCCCACGACACATGTGCGACGTCTTACTGACTGTTTTGAATAAGTTACATCAGTTTTGAATAGAAATGAATCAATTTAATTATCTGAATAtgctgtttttattattgtaactGGCTGGATTACTACATCAAAGTATTTGATATTGTAGGATTATACAATCGATAACTACAGTATACATGCATGAAactatcatatgtttttttaactgtttttctTTCACTTTGTTTGTATgctgtttgattattttgttgttgtttatttttcttctgtatatattgaaaaaaactttttttctttaaaagggTGGATCACTTGGAAAGGGAACAGCTGTGAAAGGTCGTTCGGATGcagatttattatttgtttacgcAGACATACCATCGATAGATGCACTCCGGACCACGTTACCAAAATTACTGAGAGAACTACAGTCTGCACTTGCACTCTCAAAACATAAGGTGACTTCTGTTAAACGAACACCGTTCACAATACAGTTTGAAATTGAAGTTGATAAACAGCTCAACGAAGTGGATGTTCTTCCTATTATTCAACTAGATATTGGAGATTGTGAGTGAACTTACACCTGTGTTTAATTATACCATTAGAACGGAACGTTTGACAAAAAGAGCAACGGGTTGTTCTCAACTATAGCCAATTGTGTATAAATATAGCTTGCTCTAATGTACGTAGAGACTACAAAATGTCGATTCAAAACTTTACAGGTTTATTTGATTAATTTCTTGTTTGATTAATGTCCATTAAATATTTATGCATGTTCAAGCGcgaataaacaatttatttaccATTAAGACTTTGCAAAGCTGAAAGATTTGGTGAACGATGGGAACTGAAGAAGAACCACATGGAGAAAACTTTGATAGGGGCATACCATTCACATATCTAACAAGGCTTCAAAAAGTTATAGTAGCATTTTCATCTGAATGATGAACCTGTCATTTTACCTGACTCAAGTCGCAGAAATTTACTTTATTATTCAACCcatatattattttaacttgGGTTAGAAAAGTGTCATCTTTCAAATggtttatacaaaattattactctattttgatatgagcgtcactgatgagtcttatgtagacgaaacgcgcgtctggcgtactaaattaaaatcctggtacttttgataactatttactagtTTTCCTCATTACATCATTCAAAAGAAGGTGTTTCTAGCATTAACAGGTGTTATTTACTATTGTTCTTCACTTAACTCGTTATTTACTTAggcactaaaaaaataaaactattgttTTGTACTCAACTCGTTACTTACTTAGGCACTAACAAATTAAACCTACAAACCCTTATTGAATGCATTGCTTTACAACACCCACTTGCAAAATTGAGCGGTAATGATTTTGAGTGTGCTGCTAAGCTTAGTTTTAATGCTACAAAACATGATATTAATTAAGCTTCGAGAACAGTATTTTGAGCCAACTCTTCGTGTTTCGAGATTCTATTGTTACATGAACTTTAattatttagaataaatatACATGTCAATCTTTGTAGGGTCAAAGGCAAAGATGAATCCTATATACCAGAAAATGAAGACAAATGAAGAACTCAGAGAATACTACTTCAAATGTCTAGCCCCATTGCAAGTGGAGTTCGTTAGCAAAAGGGACGAAAAAATAAAGAGATCAATACGACTTTTGAAGTATTGGATAAAAACTCGCAAGGTGCAGAAATAATCAAACCTCAATTCACATCTAAAATGGACAGATATTTGGGTTAACAATCTAATAAAATCATTGATTGCTTCACTACGAAgtaaatttctgaaaaaaaagcatatttttatttaatgttaattAGACCGTTTATCAATAACTTATCAATGAAAAGGCCTAACATTATAATcgaacaaacaaaaacaaggtAATTGCTTTATCCAAATCGAAACTTCGGTCCCGTATTCCACCACTAACATTAATAGAGTTAACGCTAATAAGCCTATAAAGCATATAAGCCTATAAACGCGTCTTCaagtaaacataaatatggtctttaaagaattattatctcagtttatatatgtaattataaaaaatattttttcattgaaaacgTGCTATCATACATATAATCGACATCTAATATGTAATTTTCAGCATGTGTTGAAGTCGTATGCGGCAGAACTGTTGGTAATAAAGGCATATGAAGAAATGGGCTCTCCACCAGTTGGTGCAATGAAGACACTCGATTTGATGAAAACCGTGTTTACGAAACTTTCAGACCTTAAAAACTTGAAAGTGTCCTGGGATAAATATTATACACCATCAAGTTATTATCAACCGTAAGTTAATCATTTATCAGTTGCAGatacagcattttaaaaaagTGGGGCTTCCTAACTAGAAAACGTGGaacatgttaaatttttttgcATAAATCCTGTATGTAGCTCTATTAGTGGGGTGCCCCGCCCCCTAAAATTCGGCCTCTGATATAATGAATACAAAACTCAATATTGTTGttaattgatattaaaaaaacaattttattctatACTAGTACATCGTTATTCCTTTTCatctattaacagtttatcctgtttacaaattttaaaaatgaaaacaggGTATGTGTCAATGCGATAAGAACCCCAACACAGACAGTAAATCCCGTATTGCAAGACATCCCCTCTTTTTACAAGAACTTCATGAAAtcatatatttcttatttttcactCCGTACCCGATATATCATGTATACGTGTACCAAAGATAGGAAATGCAAAAAAGCAACGTTTATTGTCACGCTATAAGTACAATTGGGGATTCAAGTTACATATGTATGGCACGCCATAAGAATAGACTATTTGGTTATATGTGAAGTTACAAGTACTATAGCATGCAGATTTGACAGAATGacagaataataaaaaatctgcAAATATAATGAGGTTCTGGTCAAATACATTATCGGATACActatttattatgtaaatgaaTTGAACCAAATAATAAAACTGATGTCCAGAaaattaatttctatttatGACTGAAAAACGTGTTATGCTGTTTTAGTAGGATATTgagtattttttcaatcattttagatatttaaattctgtatttctatttataaaagaTACGCTTTCTGATGAATCAAGTATAATTGTGTACAGCTTAATTAGTCTAAATGGATATACCCGTTACTGAGCACTGATAAAGCTAAGCAAAAAATCATTCTAGACAAATATTAGCCATTCTGATTTATTTGATGTCGGTCTTCACTTTCTTTCCGGATTATGAAAAGTACAAAGATTAACAGCAAACACACAGACATCGGTAGAAAtgtcgtttatattttttgttatgtctGTAATATATCGATACTgagaagtataaaaaaaaacctgttttttCTTACTTGAAGATGttttatgatatgtttttaatcaagaatgttatatttttgacaaatgtattagtgGTGCGTATTTTATGAACTGATCTGTTAGGCCACAAAGGTTAGTTTGCTTGTCGATTTCTTATAGTTTAGGATTATATAACAATTCTGATTATATTTTCAGGTCCCCGCCGTACATACTTGATCCAGCCTTTCCATATCATAATCTAACCAGGCAGAAATCGGGCATTGATGAAAAATACGTCCATCTTGAAAGAGATGCTAAAAAATTCTtagcaaatttgaaataaaaactaattGTAATGCTTTCATGTGTATGTGAATTCTGTGAATACTCTTTTGGTTACCAAACGCTAAATGTGCAATATGGCATAACATTGACGCTGAGTTTCACGAAAACATATCAAGTGCTATGGAGAATGTATTTGtcttttcaacttttaataAAACACACCTGTGAGGTAAATTCATTGTTATGTCTATAATTTCAAAACTACCAAACACGGATTGAATAAGGGTTGTCAATCTTTGCATTACTCTTAGTTTTTGAGCCATAATGTGTACGGTCGACAGTATTAGACATTGCTATCATTGGTTTTAAGTACACCCGTGTACAATAACTATTTCTTTTAGATTACTTACCGCATAGGGTCTAATGATATGCACTTATTCATTTCACTCTATTGATAAATTGCAATtaaatataaactcatcatagataaataTCAAGATGGAATTTGTACTTGCGCCAGACGCACGATTCGTCTACAAAAAGACTCCTCAgtgattttcaaataaaaaaagttacaagGATCAAAcagagtacgaagttgaagagcattgaggacaaacaAATCCTTCAAAGATTTGACacatacagctaaggtaatccatTCCTAAGGTAGAAAAAACCGTAGcatataaaaagttttgaaaacagttatttatttaattatagaaagtaaaatctcaaaaatactgaactcaggggaaaatctaatcggaaagtccgtgatcacatggcaaaatcaaatgacaaaacacataaaaaacgaattgacaaaaactgtcatattcctgacttggtacaggcttttccaaatttagaaaatgggGGATTAAACCTGGATTcaaagcgctaaacctctcaattgGATAACAGTCTCattaaattccgttatatttacaatgatatgttaactaattaaaaaattagTCAAAATATGAGTACAGCAGTCCCATACACTACAAACCATTAAAAGTCTGATATGGCCTATATCTATACTCGACTGTATTGattttactcgaccagtctgaattggTCTGAAATTTACTTGATAATATTCGACTATAGTCTGTACCATACTTAACAGTCTGAATATGTACTTGACCAGTACTTACAATTGTATTCGAGTCTG is a genomic window of Mytilus trossulus isolate FHL-02 chromosome 1, PNRI_Mtr1.1.1.hap1, whole genome shotgun sequence containing:
- the LOC134721666 gene encoding 2'-5'-oligoadenylate synthase 1-like, whose amino-acid sequence is MGDFEGRNPGESLESFIDRVVNPDSTYVTQTKKVIHTVADLMRSKTVDHKVGSTVKGGSLGKGTAVKGRSDADLLFVYADIPSIDALRTTLPKLLRELQSALALSKHKVTSVKRTPFTIQFEIEVDKQLNEVDVLPIIQLDIGDWSKAKMNPIYQKMKTNEELREYYFKCLAPLQVEFVSKRDEKIKRSIRLLKYWIKTRKHVLKSYAAELLVIKAYEEMGSPPVGAMKTLDLMKTVFTKLSDLKNLKVSWDKYYTPSSYYQPSPPYILDPAFPYHNLTRQKSGIDEKYVHLERDAKKFLANLK